The Providencia sp. PROV188 genome includes a region encoding these proteins:
- the pspF gene encoding phage shock protein operon transcriptional activator, whose protein sequence is MKETNNTILGVSSNFLDVLERASELAKLNKPVLVIGERGTGKELIADRLHYLSPRWQEPFISLNCSGLNENLLDSELFGHEAGSFTGAQKRHQGRFERADKGTLFLDELATAPMSVQEKLLRVIEYGELERVGGSQSLKVDVRLVCATNANLPELARQGLFRADLLDRIAFEVIRMPPLRERVPDILLLAEHFAIGMVRELKRDYFTGFSDNAQQTLMHYSWPGNIRELKNVVERSVYRHGESDLPVDTIILDPFGEKLAELHEIPAASSENSKLAPVFPFDLRQWQLESEKQYVEEALRQANFNQRKAAQCLSLSYDQFRGLIKKHHISLES, encoded by the coding sequence ATGAAAGAGACTAACAATACTATTCTTGGTGTATCGAGTAATTTCCTTGATGTCCTAGAACGTGCTTCCGAACTTGCTAAGCTAAATAAACCTGTCCTTGTTATTGGCGAACGAGGAACAGGTAAAGAGTTAATCGCGGATCGCCTTCACTATCTATCTCCCCGCTGGCAAGAGCCTTTTATCTCCTTAAATTGCAGCGGACTCAATGAGAACTTGCTGGATTCTGAATTATTTGGACATGAAGCAGGATCGTTTACTGGGGCCCAGAAACGCCATCAAGGTCGCTTTGAACGTGCAGATAAAGGCACATTGTTCCTTGATGAACTGGCAACCGCGCCGATGTCTGTACAAGAAAAACTGTTACGTGTGATTGAATATGGCGAATTAGAGCGTGTAGGCGGAAGTCAGTCATTAAAAGTCGATGTTCGTTTGGTCTGTGCCACTAACGCCAACCTTCCAGAATTGGCTCGCCAAGGACTTTTTCGCGCTGACCTGCTAGATAGAATTGCCTTTGAAGTGATTCGCATGCCGCCATTACGTGAACGTGTTCCTGACATTCTGTTATTGGCTGAGCACTTTGCCATTGGTATGGTACGTGAGCTAAAGCGTGATTATTTCACTGGGTTTTCTGACAACGCCCAGCAGACACTGATGCACTATTCTTGGCCAGGTAATATTCGCGAACTGAAAAATGTTGTCGAGCGTTCAGTTTATCGGCATGGGGAAAGTGACTTACCAGTGGATACGATTATTTTAGATCCCTTTGGTGAGAAACTAGCAGAGCTTCATGAGATACCCGCAGCATCATCAGAAAACTCCAAATTAGCACCCGTTTTTCCCTTTGACTTACGACAATGGCAATTAGAATCGGAAAAACAATATGTTGAAGAGGCGCTACGCCAAGCCAATTTTAATCAGCGTAAAGCAGCTCAATGCCTATCACTGAGCTATGACCAATTTCGAGGATTAATTAAAAAACATCATATTAGCTTGGAAAGCTGA